Part of the Polaribacter sp. Hel1_33_78 genome is shown below.
AAATAGAGAAGACTTTGTCTTTTGGGTGGAAGACGGGACTCGAACCCGCGACACTCGGTACCACAAACCGATACTCTAACCAACTGAGCTACAACCACCATATAATTGCGGATGCAAATATAATTGTTTTTTCTTTTTCTAAGAAAGAAAAAATCAAATTAATTTATCTAAATTTTCTACGGCAACATAACGTTCTGTAGTAAAGCCTTCTGCGTATTCCACATTAATTAATCGCCCTAAATCTCTAGCTCTATAATTAATACTATCAATAAAATTTTTACTAGTTATTGGCGTTTCTGGTTCTTTACTATTTTGGTCATAAAATTGAGATGAGTATGTTGATACAGCATCAATTTTTTTTTCAACAAAACCAGTAACGTCAACTACAAAATCCGGTTCAATATTTTTCCATTGAATATAATGATAGACTTTTTTTGGTCTCCATTTTTCTTGATTTTTACCTTCTACAGAGGTGTTAATTTTTACTAATCCGCTTAAAAAACAAGCATCAGAAACCAAACTACTTCCTTTAGGATGGTCTATATGCCTATCATCAATAGCATTACACAAAACAATTTCTGGTTGATATTTACGAATCATTTTAATAATTTCTAACTGATGTCTATTATCATTTATAAAAAACCCATCAGCAAAGCGCAAATTTTCACGCACTGATATTCCTAAAATATCCCCTGCGCTTTTAGCTTCGAGATCTCTTAAATTTGCAGAACCCCGAGTACCTAACTCACCTCTTGTTAAATCTACAATCCCTACCTTTTTACCTAAAAAAATTTCTTTGGCAATGGTTGCTCCACAA
Proteins encoded:
- the bshB1 gene encoding bacillithiol biosynthesis deacetylase BshB1, which translates into the protein MKLDILAFGAHPDDVELGCGATIAKEIFLGKKVGIVDLTRGELGTRGSANLRDLEAKSAGDILGISVRENLRFADGFFINDNRHQLEIIKMIRKYQPEIVLCNAIDDRHIDHPKGSSLVSDACFLSGLVKINTSVEGKNQEKWRPKKVYHYIQWKNIEPDFVVDVTGFVEKKIDAVSTYSSQFYDQNSKEPETPITSKNFIDSINYRARDLGRLINVEYAEGFTTERYVAVENLDKLI